From the genome of Anopheles moucheti chromosome 3, idAnoMoucSN_F20_07, whole genome shotgun sequence, one region includes:
- the LOC128302509 gene encoding transmembrane channel-like protein, producing the protein MKSPDVAGGTFFGGESGSGIRCESDDDEDYSASINAIIQRKASVKKKRGGYKGGHHRRTSSPASQMMGLASEPTADGRRRSSVYTTSSGETGITLPGDDHSVGRGESAGRQDKLFDTIRLHKEVLQTVKLQPISMKRKLRLVQQAKSYITRHEGALQEHFTSRTARSLLAQFNIFLTTKWQQLLRELANLATYLIPWESRIKEIESHFGSVVASYFTFLRWLFWVNVVISVLLVVFIMVPEEIYVDPVKAKCDIRKTMSKQELSLTRNFSTIWEFEGHLKYSPLFYGYYSTFSGAIAWGYNLPLAYFFTGLVVYIYSFVATLKKMAENSRMSKLSSKDDEYVFSWKLFTGWDYMIGHMETAQNRMASIILGFKEALLEEAEKKKDTRNWKIILLRILVNFLILGLLVISAYEVILVVKRSMDIKESDSWWRRNEITVVMSLISFFFPMIFEALGMMEYYHPRKQLRIQLARIMVLNMLNLYSLIFALFDKIAHMTGELRRMKPTNFTSSASSCFLPEAGARWNVTPLGELHSERSLLLDMLADFNRSGVGPGTMLANGSNCFRVPFNCTDVTSTATLLTTLLLTSMSTTTLPEQSSPTTAIASSELPTTSFYQTTWKGNRSPYDGYDYDEEDMDYYLEYRARLLPNDKLEGVPINKREAVYDVISRNDTTIISETDNNFTDNLTTVQSTALPTVSTEDFQTMTYTELHSYVTGRYNDFLASYYYDSEGDDGLEQTESDDEEEEYRLNQFLTSEEANGFQTPSTTEHFEVVPELTTELFHSTVSIEDYSNTPADLPQSTAEQLPTKSTTDENGEKFSTTEMDITPTTQYDSDVTSQFYEVNENSRATPSETSVIEKETFQTDSSSEGESLSTTETPSPCYRWVCLPANLQNQDSKYRNADIRSLCWETMFGQELAKLTVMDLLVTIVSTLVLDFLRALFVRFMNSCWCWDLEKKFPKYGDFKIAENILHLVNNQGMVWMGMFFSPGLAVLNIAKLVIILYLRSWTVLTCNVPHEVVFRASRSNNFYFALLLTMLFLCVLPVSYAIVFLEPSWHCGPFSNSNRIYHLLTNATEQIIPEMITKYIVSPAAVIPLLVLLILIIYYLISLTGSLREANQDLKLQLRKERTEERRKMFKIASSTQQQTPGTGMTGINGLSSSWHKVLDSTQLRLQSTTDNATDSENSSSKRKELLQRMMKKALQKESSLGTEGESATAGQHNLTAESPLPISPPVIGTIDEKNRPSIQVKPKPKDPNDATDTDVFRFDRRAVEHMNRQDGEPEPGHGTNDGEGGRKKFERTRPSTAERFRMAAQAERRRTQNKLAAGKMADKTADWIEKIPVITISKTSSDECIIDSDLEDPNDPAIKPTTELTLESRPRHSSSNKKPSTSS; encoded by the exons ATGAAATCACCGGACGTCGCGGGAGGCACGTTCTTTGGCGG TGAGTCAGGTTCGGGCATTCGCTGCGAGTCGGACGACGATGAGGACTATTCCGCCAGTATTAATGCGATCATTCAACGAAAAGCAAGTGTTAAGAAAAAGCGCGGAGGTTACAAAGGAGGACATCATCGACGAACTTCAAGTCCGGCTAGCCAGATGATGGGACTGGCATCTGAACCGACGGCCGATGGAAGACGTCGTTCCAGCGTGTATACTACCAGCTCGGGCGAAACGGGAATCACGCTGCCCGGGGATGACCACTCGGTTGGACGCGGTGAGTCGGCCGGACGGCAGGATAAACTTTTCGATACGATTCGGCTGCATAAGGAGGTACTGCAGACGGTCAAACTGCAGCCAATTAGTATGAAGCGAAAGCTACGACTTGTACAGCAGGCGAAGAGCTACATTACCCGACATGAGGGAGCCTTACAGGAACATTTTACCTCTCGCACGGCACGCAGTTTGCTAGCACAGTTTAACATCTTTCTCACCACG AAATGGCAGCAGCTACTTCGAGAACTCGCAAATCTGGCCACCTACCTGATACCGTGGGAATCACGCATCAAGGAAATTGAATCACACTTTGGTTCGGTCGTTGCCTCCTATTTCACCTTTCTTCGTTGGCTGTTCTGGGTTAACGTTGTCATCTCTGTGTTGCTGGTTGTGTTCATCATGGTACCGGAGGAGATTTACGTCGATCCGGTAAAGGCCAAATGTGACATCCGGAAGACCATGTCCAAGCAAGAATTATCACTCACGAGAAACTTCAGTACGATCTGGGAATTTGAAGGTCATCTAAAGTATTCACCATTGTTTTACGG CTACTATTCCACCTTCTCTGGAGCGATCGCTTGGGGATATAATCTTCCTTTGGCTTACTTCTTTACCGGATTGGTCGTGTACATTTACAGCTTCGTGGCGACGTTAAAAAA AATGGCTGAAAACTCGAGAATGTCAAAGCTATCCTCCAAAGACGATGAGTACGTGTTTTCTTGGAAACTTTTCACCGGTTGGGACTACATGATTGGTCACATGGAAACGGCCCAGAATCGGATGGCTTCCATTATACTTGGCTTTAAAGAGGCACTCTTAGAGGAagccgaaaagaaaaaggatacgCGAAA CTGGAAGATTATCTTGCTGCGGATACTGGTCAACTTTCTCATACTAGGACTGCTAGTCATCTCTGCATACGAAGTCATTCTGGTTGTGAAACGCTCGATGGACATTAAGGAATCGGATTCGTGGTGGAGACGTAACGAAATCACCGTCGTCATGTCGCTCATTTCGTTCTTCTTCCCGATGATATTTGAGGCCCTCGGCATGATGGAGTATTACCATCCAAGGAAGCAGCTCCGCATACAGCTCGCCAGGATCATGGTGCTAAACATGTTGAATCTATACTCGCTTATATTCGCTCTGTTTGATAAAATTGCACACATGACGGGGGAATTGCGAAGAATGAAACCCACCAACTTTACCTCCTCGGCTTCATCGTGCTTTCTACCTGAAGCGGGTGCCAGATGGAATGTAACGCCTCTCGGTGAGCTACATTCTGAGCGATCGCTCCTGTTGGATATGTTGGCAGATTTCAACCGTAGCGGTGTTGGACCGGGCACAATGTTGGCTAATGGAAGTAACTGCTTTCGGGTTCCTTTTAATTGCACGGATGTTACTAGCACGGCTACACTCTTGACTACATTACTACTGACAAGCATGTCCACTACAACCCTTCCAGAGCAATCTAGCCCAACGACGGCAATAGCATCGAGTGAGTTACCGACGACGAGCTTCTATCAGACCACATGGAAAGGAAATCGTTCGCCTTATGATGGGTACGATTACGACGAGGAGGATATGGATTATTATTTGGAGTATCGTGCTCGTCTGCTGCCCAATGACAAACTAGAGGGAGTGCCCATCAATAAACGTGAAGCTGTTTACGATGTCATCAGTCGCAACGACACAACCATCATCAGTGAAACCGATAACAACTTTACGGATAATCTTACAACAGTTCAAAGCACTGCTCTTCCTACAGTCAGCACGGAAGACTTCCAAACTATGACGTACACTGAACTCCACAGTTACGTCACTGGGAGATATAATGATTTTTTGGCCTCTTATTACTACGACTCGGAAGGGGATGATGGGCTGGAGCAAACGGAAAGCgacgatgaagaagaagagtacagattaaatcaatttttaacATCGGAAGAAGCGAACGGCTTCCAAACTCCCTCAACCACCGAACATTTCGAAGTGGTACCGGAACTTACAACGGAACTCTTTCATAGCACAGTGTCCATAGAAGATTATTCAAACACTCCAGCAGACCTCCCCCAATCCACAGCAGAGCAGCTGCCAACAAAGTCAACCACAGACGAGAATGGTGAAAAGTTTTCTACTACAGAAATGGATATAACACCCACTACACAATATGACAGCGACGTTACGTCGCAGTTTTACGAAGTGAACGAAAATAGCCGTGCAACCCCCTCAGAAACATCAGTCATTGAAAAGGAAACGTTTCAAACAGATAGCAGCAGTGAAGGAGAATCTTTGTCTACTACTGAAACACCAAGTCCATGCTATCGTTGGGTATGTCTACCGGCCAACTTGCAGAACCAAGACAGCAAGTATCGAAACGCAGACATCCGTTCACTGTGCTGGGAAACGATGTTTGGACAAGAGTTGGCAAAACTCACCGTTATGGATTTG CTGGTGACGATTGTATCGACCCTCGTTTTAGATTTTCTGAGAGCGCTCTTCGTGCGTTTCATGAACAGTTGCTGGTGCTGGGATCTGGAGAAGAAGTTTCCCAAG TATGGAGATTTCAAGATAGCagaaaatattttgcatctcGTAAATAATCAAGGGATGGTATGGATGGGCATGTTCTTTTCGCCCGGTCTAGCCGTACTAAACATCGCTAAGCTGGTGATCATACTGTATCTGCGTTCTTGGACAGTTCTTACCTGCAATGTTCCACATGAAGTCGTATTCCGAGCTTCTCGATCGAACAACTTCTACTTCGCACTGCTACTGACCATGCTCTTCCTCTGTGTGCTTCCCGTAAGCTACGCGATCGTATTCCTCGAACCATCATGGCACTGTGGACCGTTCTCAAACTCGAACCGCATTTATCATCTTCTCACGAACGCTACCGAGCAAATCATACCGGAGATGATCACCAAGTACATCGTGTCACCGGCCGCCGTCATTCCACTGCTTGTTCTACTCATTCTGATTATCTACTATCTAATCTCCCTTACCGGTTCGTTGCGTGAAGCTAACCAAGATCTCAAGCTACAGTTGCGCAAAGAACGAACCGAagagcgaagaaaaatgtttaaaattgctTCTAGCACCCAGCAACAAACACCGGGTACTGGAATGACTGGTATCAATGGACTATCCAGCTCCTGGCATAAAGTGCTCGATTCTACACAACTCCGCCTTCAATCGACGACGGATAATGCAACCGATTCGGAAAATTCCAGCTCTAAGCGAAAGGAACTGCTACAGCGCATGATGAAGAAAGCACTACAGAAGGAAAGCTCGCTCGGTACGGAAGGAGAGTCTGCTACTGCAGGACAGCACAATTTGACTGCCGAATCTCCATTACCGATCTCACCGCCCGTCATTGGAACGATTGATGAAAAGAATCGGCCCTCTATACAGGTTAAACCCAAGCCCAAGGACCCTAACGATGCTACCGATACGGATGTATTTCGTTTCGATCGCCGTGCGGTAGAACATATGAATCGCCAAGATGGAGAGCCAGAACCGGGCCATGGTACTAATGATGGTGAAGGTGGTAGAAAAAAGTTCGAAAGAACTCGCCCATCAACGGCGGAACGGTTCCGAATGGCAGCGCAGGCCGAACGACGGCGCACCCAAAACAAACTGGCAGCAgggaagatggcggacaaaacagCCGATTGGATTGAAAAGATCCCGGTCATTACGATCAGTAAAACATCAAGCGATGAGTGCATCATCGATTCCGATCTGGAGGATCCGAACGATCCTGCTATTAAACCGACAACGGAATTGACCCTCGAAAGCAGACCGCGTCATTCGTCGTCAAACAAGAAACCGTCTACATCAAGCTAA
- the LOC128300567 gene encoding capon-like protein isoform X3 — translation MRIVRTVGQAFEVCHKLTIQDSGDNLGDDHSELSPCDVSEQDRCSDRISEDGDIKKDPAIATHHDSPRLTRPDHLDLAMLAPVPSSPAATSSTSLQRSSTAQEKEPPEVGSSSLAKSSPLSASREMTNLRDQLDQQQQQTRQVLAQLMLVREQLISETNARMEAQARIQQLLQQNRELLEHIASLGGYHEPDRPGLSATAIGIAPQFSFLQQQQQQQQQQQQQQQQQQQQLTELLNLGAAGLNFTPALQQLHKLQSLAGLVAGTGPTAPTNPLTAQQELYKLNQTLLTQLSGGAFPGAFYPGAIPTSIATTGVSPGAVAATGMPNFMFTNPNAAAYGTGLGGSSSKPPSADSSSKNSPTATSSGSGRFIGGGAGGGFLADTGQRSNRPSYASSTSTLFDELRLARSLEKGMESLRMDDEGSSPFIKPLSQVGTLTTIDPDGKVKVVVPINTNEQMGSTTGQLQQQQLDIPAVGPSRKSASFSELPTGASGSSGTSGTASQEGSTRNVSILKDTSRSKTSIPSLVTLKVTDESGTTVTRKLPATPSFITRSTSEKVPNRSQIMSQVQRTQWARHTTK, via the exons ATCCGGCGATAGCGACACACCACGATTCGCCCCGTTTGACTCGACCGGACCATTTGGATCTGGCGATGTTGGCCCCGGTACCGTCATCACCAGCCGCCACCAGCAGTACCAGTCTGCAGCGATCGTCCACAGCACAG GAAAAGGAACCGCCCGAGGTAGGATCATCATCGTTGGCCAAATCCTCCCCGCTGTCGGCATCGCGCGAAATGACGAACCTGCGGGACCAGCtcgatcagcagcagcaacagacgCGCCAAGTGCTCGCCCAGTTGATGCTCGTCCGTGAACAGCTAATCTCGGAAACAAACGCCCGCATGGAGGCTCAG GCACGTATccagcagctgctgcagcagaATCGTGAGCTATTAGAGCACATTGCATCCCTCGGTGGCTATCACGAACCGGACCGACCGGGACTGTCGGCTACTGCCATCGGTATCGCACCTCAG TTTTCCTtcttgcagcagcaacaacagcaacagcaacagcagcagcagcaacaacaacaacagcaacaacaattaaCTGAACTGCTCAACCTCGGTGCAGCAGGCCTGAACTTCACGCCTGCCCTGCAGCAACTGCACAAACTGCAGTCGCTTGCTGGCTTGGTCGCTGGAACCGGTCCTACCGCACCCACCAACCCACTAACCGCCCAGCAGGAACTGTACAAGCTGAACCAAACGCTACTGACACAGCTGTCGGGCGGTGCCTTCCCTGGTGCGTTCTATCCCGGTGCCATTCCGACCAGCATCGCCACGACCGGTGTATCCCCGGGCGCAGTAGCCGCAACAGGCATGCCAAACTTTATGTTTACCAACCCAAATGCGGCCGCTTACGGGACTGGTTTGGGAGGCTCGTCGAGTAAACCACCGTCCGCAGATAGTTCGAGCAAGAACTCACCAACGGCAACTTCTTCCGGATCGGGAAGGTTCATCGGCGGGGGAGCTGGTGGCGGATTTCTAGCTGACACTGGTCAGCGCTCGAACCGCCCCTCGTATGCGTCCTCCACGTCCACCCTGTTCGATGAGCTTCGGTTGGCCCGCAGCCTGGAGAAGGGCATGGAATCACTCCGAATGGATGACGAAGGGTCGAGCCCATTCATCAAGCCACTGTCCCAGGTCGGCACACTCACCACAATCGATCCAGACGGCAAGGTGAAGGTGGTGGTACCGATTAATACAAACGAGCAGATGGGTTCCACCACCGGTCagttgcagcagcaacagttagACATTCCGGCGGTTGGACCAAGCCGGAAGTCGGCCTCCTTTTCGGAGCTTCCGACCGGGGCTAGCGGCAGTTCGGGCACTAGCGGCACGGCAAGTCAGGAGGGTAGCACCCGGAACGTTTCTATACTGAAGGACACATCACGCAGCAAGACATCCATTCCGAGCCTGGTCACGCTTAAGGTAACGGACGAGAGCGGTACCACCGTCACGAGGAAGCTACCGGCAACGCCCAGCTTCATCACACGCAGCACCAGCGAGAAGGTGCCCAACCGCAGCCAGATCATGAGCCAGGTTCAACGCACCCAGTGGGCTCGTCACACCACCAAGTAG